The genomic stretch aacagaggctggatggccatctgtcggggatgctttgattgagatctcctgcatgacagggggttggactggatggcccttgtggtctcttccaactctataattctatgtccAGGTAGTGGCTTTATTATAGGTTCCTGCTTGGCTACCATGTGAAAACCATGCTAAACTAGGCAGACTGGCTCTTCTTATGTGCCTATGCTTATTACATTACATGTACTATGTGATATGTTAGGCTACcatgaatacagtgggccttccatatccacagattctgcatccatggattcactgaaaatattgtacatatatataaattccaaaaagcagaccttgatttttaACAATGTATATCAAGgccaccatttcactatgccattgtatctaatgggaccaAAGGATGTTGGTATTCATGTAGATTCTGGAATCAAGCCCCAGCAGAAACCAAGTATCCAATTGCAATAGTCCATTTTATTGATATCTATGTAGGGGCTAAATACTGTAAGGGCATCAAGTTCCATCTGATATTGGAATGTAAGCaatgtcagccctggttagtccttggatgagagaccacaatgaataccaggtgctgtaggctaaatttcagagaaagaaactggtaaaaccacctctgggtattcattacctaaggaaaccctatgaatgggGTCCGCATAAgtcagtgacttgaaggcacatatacacacccaCATATATGGAAACTTTaaacatttttggaacatttctcATATTCTACAAATTATAAAAGTGAAACATGCTAATGCCTGGAGATGTTCCAGGTAACCAATTGCTCACATTGCATGGTTTCTTATATGAACAGTGTaatattagaaaaacaaaactataaagATTTCATTTCCCCTTAGATTGAGCTGCAATACTGACATATAGTTAGTACAGTATAATTTGTCCACCATTATGTTACTCACATAGGAGAGTGGTTGTTATAATCACTAAGGAGAGCATGTCAGGCAGTTGGAATGTGACTGAAAGTGTTTCAAGGGCATCCTGAACGGATAGCGAAATACAGTGTCTCTTTTGGATATAATCTTCATATATCTAGGCCATATACATCCCACCAAagtcaaagggaaaaaaattggcTTTTGTTTCCAGGATGTTAGCAAGTGTCCTTGGTAGTCTCAAAATTGTTCACTTATTTATTGTTTCTAGTTCTAAAGGACAGAGCTTCTAAAATGTTAGACGGATGCATACTAAATGTACTGAGTGAATAATTgatgaaaaaaaagagagagaatactgTTTAAATGTCTGGAATATGTTCACATACTCTGGTTTGGAAAGAAATGCATGAAAGAGGTTGTTGATATAAAACATCATATGACATTgactaatgttttttttttccctcccaatAACTCCTGTACCATACAAATAATACCTGGCTGTTAAGAAATATATTGCACAAAAGGTTAATCAAAATAATCAAAGGTCTGCAACAATTCCTATGTTTAAGATACATGCATCCAACTCATGGTGTGGTAATGagaattttttctctctttttaataatATTAGAACACAGAATCTACCTAAGAATCTGAATACTGGAAGATTCAGGACAAAAGTGGGGGAGGGGGAACTACTTTGTCCAATACATAGACTATGGAGTTTGTTACCACATGATATAGTGATGGCTGTCAAATTTGATGGCTTTTAGTTATTATGACTGTCTCCACTTTAGGAGGCTATATGTTTCTCAATATTCCAGGTGCTGTGTGAAAATTGTGGAAGGGTGTTTTTCATAATGGGCTCAAACAGAATGCTGGATAGGCGTTGATCTAGTTGACTTTTTCTTGTGTCCTTACCTTTGTAGAAAGTGCTATACATgttaaaacaaatgaagaaagagGCATATACAAACCACTTAATATGACAGAATACCATGCTCACTTTAGGTACAGTAAGACTCAGACAGTTTACCATCCACACTTCAGAGAGCCCTCTTACCTGCCTCTTTTAAAGCCTCAGCATCTTAGTGGTAGTTCTCTAGAAATGTCtctcctgcttttaaaaaaatactgcttAACAAGTTATTACAGATattctttttggcttttaaaaagctcttCCTTACTTGGAATTTTGTCTTGAAACTGGACAAAGCAACTTCAGTGATAATCAGATATGAAGTgcctaccattatgtttcaatgAGTTTTAGCAGCCCCTTGGTTTTCCTTTTAAGAAGCCCCTCTCATTCAAAGctccgtttttttaaaaaaaacaaaactgaaactgGTTGCTACTGTTTGAATGATATGATATCCTAAAACAGTTTGTCAAATGTTGAGGCACAAACTTCAGGTGAATTAtgactctctctctttttccttcaaaTGACCCTCCTTTTGGAATTTTGACTTCAAATTTTGGATTACAACATTGACAACAGCCCAAGACACTTGAGGGTTGTCTACACTTACAGTAAAATCTGAGTGGGCCCCGCATTTTCCAGATTTGCAGTGACACCAGGCTTTTCTACACCATTACTATGGATGTTGAAACAAATCAGGGCAAATTCAGCTTATGGGGTCACAAGTTCTTCCATTCTGCgattgccttttttttaaaatggcagcccACAAGCCAATTtccccaaatcatttttgacCACACATCCATCGccactttattattttttcccctcttttcttttcttttttgtcacatTCTCATCGGCTCTGCTGGTACAGGCAGGAACCATGGCAATATGCTTTTTTTCTGCACACTTGCTAAGCAGTTAATTGGAGGTGTGCAGATACAACCAAACATACATACTGATATCCCATTATGCGCACAAATGCAGTACCTTTTACAAAAAATTGTGAATGACTTTAACTTCTTGGCAGGAATGATCGGTCCCTTTGCCAGTCCCTTACAGTCAGTCCCACTAGCCCCACCAcaagtcttcttggcaagatttgtgtagaggaggttttgccattgtgttcccctgaggctgagagtgtgtgatgtgcccaaggttacccagtgggttttatgaccagactgagaatcaaaccctggtctgcagagtcatagcccaacatgcAAACTACTACATCACGTTGCTTCTTTCCATTACCATTACATACTACAAAAATTGCAAACCCTGTTTGTCATGTGCCACATCCCAATACATTAGACTGGTCCCTGATATCTCTTGTAGAACTGGTGAGGATACAGAACTCCAGCTGCTAACTGAGCACAGGAATAAAATGTAGGAGGTGCTATAAAACTGCAGTGTGACGTGTACCATTATACAGCCGTTCCTGAGCTGCAAGGAAATTGCTTGCAAGAGCAATTTGCTCATATAATAAAAGGTCAGTTAATTAGTAGCCTTACTGGAAAGCTAACAAAGACCTCTGATATTATCCTTCAAATTTATTGTGGGTGCTACTCTGCTGAACAGTAAACTCAGTCATCTTTTTTACCTCTGATCTTGGATGTTTAATAGTACAAAGTACACCAAGCTCAAGCACACTAGTAGACTCTTATTAGGCTGCCATTAATGATTTGTATGATGCAATAAACAACCATAGCTTTGTGGACTTCTCAGAATAGAAGCAGAATGAACTGTACACTTTCAGAAGGTGTTAATCACAtctcaacattttttaaattctttttttattcttaacCATTTACCTGACATACCACATATTGTATATTTAATCATACAGTTTATTACTACAGGAAAAAGAGCATAGACAAATTTAATTTGAAATATCTTGTCaaaatgaaggtaattttattagGTATTCTTACTCCCCCTTTTGAGAATCAtttcacacacagagatacacacagaGTCAAATATGGCAATTTGTTTTCACAATgtgcttgatttaaaaaaaaacagtacctTGAATTCTACATTtgtaagaaacaaataaatagataaataaatgcatgttgcAAATGGTGACTGACATTCAGCATTAGTTTTATTCTAGAGCTACACATCTGTAACTTTTCTGTGTTCACAATCCCAATGCAGTTACTGTGGTACTACTGCCACAATTGAAACTACCCTTCTAAACCTACTCTATTGGGCATCAGCCACACTGAGAGAAGGAAATTCATTATTCTGATTATCAGATTGAGGATGGATGACATTTACATCCTTCTCCTGTCTGAAAGGGAGAGTGCAATAGTCAAAAGCAGGATTTCTGTTGCAATCCCTTGTCACCCAGAAGGGGTGATCTCCTCTTGGTGTGGCTAATGGTTGGGTGGAAGGATTAGAGGAGTTGGGCCATGAGTTTCTATTTAGTTACATTTATGTAACTACACATATGCAACTGAGTAGGCAATGTAGAATTCTGGCCCATGCATATAGATATTTTGGTTGAACTGAATCTGTGCTAGTTAGTATAAGAAATAcctctgttttgatttttaatacACCCCAAGCCTGTTGACAAAACCACACAACAAAGAATATGTGACATGCCTCTCATATGTCATTTTGTTCTGATAACATCAagcattaaatttaaaaatgttcaacagtgtcaaaggccaaTCAGTTTACTGTATTAACTGTAACTTTAACATCCATCAGTCTTGTGTATAGTGGTGACTGTTGGCTCCCTTGTCAATGATGCAATGAATCTACTCCGGATTTTGATCCatgctttaaaggagctgtccaaggtgctgaagtccAGAGCCAAACTAACTTCAATaacttggacagctcctttaaagctagCAAAAGCCTGGTATTGATTCACCAGCTCCCTTACATGGGAACCACCATTTGCCACTGCTATTctgaataataaaaaatgcaaacagcaaggggagggggggacattCCTAAGTTCCAGCTAAAGTGAAGGTGGGATGTtactgggctgcaactcccaactGCCTAGCCAGAATATCAACAGTGAAAGGTGGGGCAAATTGTagccaataatatctggagggccacgtGTTCCCCAGAACCTATCTCTGCTCTACAATGGGCTTAAAAATAGAATGTATGTCAGGTAGAAACATACATTGTATGTTCACATTAAGGGGAATGGTACTTTTGGGACCCTGATGAGCTCAGGAAATTGTTCCAAAACCAATGCCAGAGCAAGGCTCACTTGGCACAAAATGCACTGCTGGTTCCCTGTTGTAGTTTTTTAACTCCTCCAACAGTTTAACTTGGGATTCCCTTTACTATTATGAGTGATATGGGATCATTATTGCCAGGAAAGTGCCTGAAATACTTGGTTGACCTCTGAAGAATTGTTGTTCAAATTGATGTTCTTGAATCCAATTTGTTTTTGAGTAGCCCTGTTTCATCcatcttacttctgagtagcttTTAGTGTTAACTGGACAAATCTGgggaataaaatacaaaacaaatcacTAAAAAATCCGCTGAAGGGTTGAGTAAAGACTGAATGAGCCAAACATGTACTAAGATTTAGGTCAACTTGACTGAACTGTAGGCTCTTCTTATATATAATACTTTTTAGAAAATCAAACATGCCTAATCATATATGGCAATGGACTTCATGAGCATTTGCTGTTTCTTAGCATGGGtgcatattttttgcattttacaTCATGACTCATAGAAATCAATTCACAAAAGGACTGAACTAATAATCTCTGCAGCTTTTGatatctgaaatattatttttcagttaCAGATATTCTGGAAAATACCACAATGAAGACTTTCAACATTGTAATTATCTTTCTGCTAGTTCTTAACCTGTTTAGCACCTCCCTCAGCTTTGGGTTTACATGCTACAATGCGATTAGCAACCCCTACCAAACCTTTTTGGGTCCTATTGGAGTCTACACCTGGAATTGCATCTCTGGTAAGTAATGTGCAGTGCACTatgggatattttttaaaaatataataatgcaatATGATTATGTCCTGATACTAAataactgttttaaaaactggaaagaaaaaacaaaagcaacaataaatagaaccatttgtttgtttaaGGTTCAAAATCAGAATAATCACTTTTCATAGCAAATAAAGTCATGGCATGGTTTAAAATGTACATTAAGTGAAATGTTCATATGATAGATGAAAAAAACGGTGTGGATCtgatgtatcttgatttcagtaaggcctttgacaaagtcccccatgatatccttgcaaaaaagctagtaaaatgtggcctagataatgcaactgttaggtagaTTGACTGATTTGAACCtaaagggtactcagcaatggcttctcttcatcctagAGCGAAAGGGCCTGTGGGTTGCcatggggttctgtcctgggctcagtgttattcaacatcttcatcaatgacttggctGATAGAATAGAGGAATGCTTTTCAGATTTGCAGATAAAACCAAATTAGGAgcggtagctaataccccaggggacaagatcagaattcaaaatgactttaactgATTataaagctgggtcaaaactaacaaaattaatttcagcagggggaaatgtaggatgacacacttgggcagtaaaaatgaaatgcacaggtataagatgggtgacacctggcttgatggcagtacctatgaaagggatgtaggagtcttagtggaccacaagttgaacatgagtcagcaatgtgatgtggcagctaagaaagtcaatgcaattctaggctgcatcaatatataGTGTAGtgccaagggaagtaatagtaccactctattctgctttggtcagacctcacctggaatactgtgtccatttctgggcaccacaattcaagaaggattttgacaagctggagcatgtccagatgagggtgaccaaaatgttgaaatcatgccctatgaaggTGGCTTAGTGAGCTAGatatatttagtctggagaagagaagattaaggtgtgacatgatagctatattgaaatatttgaagagatgtcatttgGAAGAAGCAGTTTTCTACTGCTCTAGAGATGGAGCAATGaattaaagctacaggaaaagggattctacctaaacattaggaggaacctcatAATGGTAAGAACTGTtgaacaatggaacacactgccttggagagtggtggagtctccttctttggaggatttaaaacagaggctggataaccatcttttgggagtgctttgattgtgtcttcctgaatgggaGTTCATTGGACTGGATcgctcttgtgatctcttccaactctatgattctattattctaaagtCCTTGCTAAATTTGATTCACTGATGATCAGTTAAtatgaaatttaaaatgtttattgagACTAAACTCAATAAACATTTGACAGATAGTTATCTCAAACCAAATCTTCATCAGTAGCAAAACTAAAGTGAACTTTGACAGTCTTTATAGAGAAAGAGCCAATATGCAAAGCTTATACTGAAAATGACATTCCAGgttgcaagcttccaaagctccactggattcctcatcagacaaaggtgttaaaaatgatcaGGATGGAGCTGAGGACACTgcaatccccccccaaaaaaaacaaagaaacaaccaaaacccaacaacaacaattcattaCTTCTTAATTTTGAACAATGGCCTGCTAGCTGTACTCAGGTTCTACTTATTAGTTTATGTTTCAGttgttatattatatttatatatatttatattttaaaatttattttaaaatgcaaaagtggcCAAAGATCTCCTCAAACCAGCATTTTACTTGTATAAGTATTCATTATAAGAAGCTGATGAATTTAGGCTGATGGATTTGGAGCTATATGCTATGGCATAtccctcaaaataggttcagcactttggatagctcttttaaaccacagatttaaaaacaaactaaaaacaaattTGCCACCCCAACTTCCACTGTGTCTGCACTACACTTCACCTTAGGCCTGGTGAATAATTCAAGTGGCTCCAAGTGAGGATAACAGCAAATGCCTCTTCCTTCAATTTCATCTCAATCAAGGTGCATATTCcccaatttttgtgtgtgcatgaggtcaacatctttaaaaaaaacacccacaagtGCCTCTCCCCATTTCTGAAAAAACTGCAAAGATAACAAGGCAAATGGCTAacaacttagggcctgaacagacaggcctaaataaaactgcttcaggtcactttggaggtatgcagtttaaatgatgcatgtgtcctataaggctggaagctgtgccaaagccatagtccaatcctaaggactggagcatggctttggtacagcttctggcctcttaagatgcatgtgtaatttaaacagcatacctccaaagtgacctgaagcagctttattttgaccggtctgttcaggcccttactcTCCTTTCCTAACACCCCAGATATGTTTCTTGGGTACCTACCTCATTCTGTTGAATGGTGGAACTTTGGTCCTGTCTTTTCAACTTGTGAAAAATCTGTAATTtcgatggcccagtctgcaattGCTGATCCACCCTTACTACATACTCTGTCTTTTTAATTGGCCTTAATATAAAAGTATTACCCTTTGGGATTTTCCCTCTTAAGAGACTGGCACAGCTATCGGAAATCTTTGATCTATACCATACAAACATTATTGACACATGATACTTGGGACTATCATCTTGTAAGCATAGTTACATCCTTGACCCATTTTGgaactaaaaaaaaacctattaggTTCTCTTAGCCTCTAAAAGGGTAGTAAGAGAAATGAAGTTGCAAATATAGGGCAAAACTTcgctaaaggaaaaaaaaatagctatACACTTGAGGGGAAAAAAGTATTTTCCAGATTCATCGGAAAGTTGTGATACGTTAGACTGTAAGATGAACTCCGTCAAACACTTCCCTAGGGTAATAACCCTTCATTCCCCTGTTAAGCTTACATCTGGTTTCTTTTGATGTATTTTGCTATCCCTCTGATCCTGCTACTGAAATAACTCCATTTCTTACACTGAATATGTCTCAAGAGGCTCCTGCTTTTTGTAACAGAAGGCTTTGgactaaaaaaaaatattcaggggAAAATGAGACTCGTATTACAAATACATCACTGCTAGATAGACGCCAACCAACAGCTTTTCCCAGCCTTCTGCTCTTTCGATGGGTTGAAATGCATCTGATATCATCCCTATATGGCCAATGGGGATTCTAATAAAAGCATTTCTCCAATTTTGTTGGAGATTATGGGGATTGTAGTTGAAGAAAGCTAGCTAGGGTAGAGTATGCAATgagtgtgattttaaaaaaagaaatatgtacataattaattaattttatctgtatgccaccttcctcctggagtgagacccaaggtggctcacagataaaatggGTTAAAAACATATccatacagtttttaaaacaattaaaatcattctATTTAaaccatataaaaatatataacttaAAAACATTAACCACAGCACATACCctaataagaagcctccctgagaGTGAATTTCATGTCAAACATCTGCTTCAACAAAAAAGCATCTTTGCCTGCTGGCGAAAGGATAGCAGAGAGATGGCCACAATTAATGTGTTCTGTAATTGATgagttttaactgtttcaatgaAGGAGTCCAATTCATCATATTTTGTTCAAGAGAGGATAAaacatatacagttgtccctccatattcactagggttaggggaacaagatccccatgaatatggaaaaaaacgcaaataacaaaaacactgtttttacctgagaggacacctctctaggaatctctaggtcttccagtgcaactctgtggtcaatgtccaacatacactgaccatagaatggcactggagtagctacaaatggtctttcagtgcaacttttagttaaagttgaccacagagttgtactgaaggacctagacagtcctagagagaacatattaatgaaatccgtgaataatcaaatccataaatatcaaagctgcaaatatggagggatgactgtaatagtttgagtattgaactaggactctggagaaggggctcaaatccctgcttggccatagaaattcactgggtgaccttgggcaggtcacacactctcagccccaagggaagataatggcaaaccctctctgaacaaatcttgtcatgaaaaccccatAGTGGGTtcaccttaaagttgccataagtaggaaatgacttgaaggcatgcaacacaaaAAAAATTAGTATTACTCATCTGCCCATTACTTCCCCAAAATAATatcagcaccattttcttccctaCTTTTTAGGCATCTGCTCTCTTCTGATATTGATATTGtttcctgtgaatgtggaagtGAACAAACTATCTCTTGAGTTGGCTGTCAAGCACTGCACATCTTCAAGAGGACTCAAGCCTTCCAACACTTATGGATATTCATACTGGATTGTTCTTCTTATGGCACTTTTGAATGCTGTGACTGTCATCATAATTGTATTCTACCAACGAGCAAGGTATTCcaaaaggaaggagcaggaaaGACCTATGGCAAGTGCACCAAAAGATGGCATCTTATTTTAGTGGGATCACTTTTCCGGTTTTGTTTTTATACCAAGCGCCTACTTCATGTTCAGGAGTCAGCCACCAGTTAGATATATGCATGGACTATGGACTTAAGTAATGTGAACAATAAACAGTTATtattaaaagtaataaaatagaAGAACAATGTAACAGACCATCAAGCCTGATCATGCAAGACTGATCATGCAAATTCCAACTCTCTTTTAGGTAGTTATTTATTAAACTATAATAGTGATAATTTAGTTCAATTATTTTTCAGAAATGTATTTTCATAAGGATTTCACATAGGTCTCACATAAATTGAGATACAATGCTGCTAGAGTAAACATCCATTCTCAAGTAAAATTTAGTGTTATTCACTATCTTACTCAATCTACTGTGAATAGTATTGCCTTCTATAGATCCAGGTTTTCCAGGATatcaaactttaaaaataaaaggaaaaaataccAAGAGGAAAAGACTTATAGAAAAGAAGGCATACAACCAACAGGAAAAGGATTAACAAATACAGATATCCCATCCCACTCATTTGCTACTTGGCTATTCAGACAAAAATCCTTTCTGAACTTTATAATGTGATCACTTGGCAGATACTGGAAAATTGTATGAATGCAATGACAGTTGAAACTGTCCATAACAAGCAGTGGTTGGCTGGTGATCTGGGTCTCCTTTGCAACAACTAGATTCTTCTGGTGTTGGGTTAAACGGAAAGATATGTTTGTAACAATTGTTTTGCAGATGTGCTCCTCTGATGATGAAAGATATCTATCATGATATTTCTCACATGATTTGCTCACTTTAGTCTCTTGAATTTACAGAggatcctccacattcactggagttatgggtgcagaaacccccccccccagtgaaaaaattaaaaaaataattttttttaacaatgtgagaaaacacccctctaggaatctctaagtcctccagtgcaactctttggccaacatctggcagaagttaACCATACAATTgtatgcctagagaagtattttctcctGGGTCTTCCTGTGTGATTTTGTggttaacttctggcagagtcatgcCAGAGGACCAatagattactagagagaacatattaatcacatcCATGAATAATTGAACCTGGaacagtcaaagccacaaatgtggagggccaactgaagCGTGCCAATTTATGATTAGTCTTCAGAAGGTAAACAGAGACTTGATTTGCTAGTTTGATTGCTAAGCCACATATCTCCTATGAAATCACATTGTGGGAGGGAAagcatgttattttaaaaaatgcacattcTCCTTGAACAGCTAGCATgatatggtggtttgagtgttagactatgac from Sceloporus undulatus isolate JIND9_A2432 ecotype Alabama chromosome 3, SceUnd_v1.1, whole genome shotgun sequence encodes the following:
- the CLRN3 gene encoding clarin-3; the protein is MLTRFLVKTTEELREVGKEESYFISEDTFLSDKMPSRRKTLMFASASFTSICSFVIVCLVLATKNWVSSKINYTEGNSTVQILLTYGLFEGLCSRNVQHGISKPDTSFQVTDILENTTMKTFNIVIIFLLVLNLFSTSLSFGFTCYNAISNPYQTFLGPIGVYTWNCISGICSLLILILFPVNVEVNKLSLELAVKHCTSSRGLKPSNTYGYSYWIVLLMALLNAVTVIIIVFYQRARYSKRKEQERPMASAPKDGILF